In a genomic window of Sarcophilus harrisii chromosome 4, mSarHar1.11, whole genome shotgun sequence:
- the LOC100925611 gene encoding left-right determination factor 2, whose protein sequence is MRFPALTWAVWALLLASSRAMQIEEKIQESLMKQLNLNDIPVLEKTDVEKLVIPDHVRTKYISLLKRSSEETFSRGKRHTQATAEIMGNFFSDASSQLLVFSMNDRLSPTGELAQAVLRLFQKPCPKEVIKRQSKMFPFNSHASVTIYWVQTREDGINRTYVIDSRRVSIHETGWISFDVTQAVSYWQQQNKTDQPLVLEVSVHRENIGPMASNAHKFISFSSQNPADGELHAPQLQLHTLDTKEYGAQGNCIPNMPLTKITRCCRSETYINLQNLKWAENWILDPPGFKTYTCVGSCQQLKKEHLNFKWPFSMQRKCFAAKSAHLPLIVAVKDGDSIVTKVVTLYNMKVLECGCASVGMPIMKKLKP, encoded by the exons ATGAGGTTCCCAGCACTGACCTGGGCGGTGTGGGCCCTGCTCCTTGCCAGCAGCAGAGCAATGCAGATAGAGGAGAAGATCCAGGAGAGCCTGATGAAGCAGCTGAACCTCAACGACATCCCGGTCCTGGAAAAGACGGACGTGGAGAAGCTGGTCATCCCCGATCACGTGAGGACCAAATACATCTCTCTTCTGAAGCGCAGCTCTGAGGAAACCTTCTCCCGGGGGAAGAGGCACACCCAGGCCACTGCAG AAATCATGGGCAACTTCTTCTCTGATGCCTCCAGTCAACTACTAGTCTTCAGCATGAATGACAGGCTTTCCCCCACCGGAGAACTGGCCCAGGCTGTATTGAGACTCTTTCAGAAGCCATGCCCAAAGGAAGTGATTAAGAGACAATCTAAGATGTTCCCCTTCAATTCCCATGCCAGCGTAACTATCTACTGGGTGCAGACCAGAGAGGATGGCATCAACCGGACATATGTAATTGATTCCAG ACGAGTATCTATTCATGAAACCGGCTGGATAAGCTTTGATGTGACCCAAGCTGTGAGTTACTGGCAGCAGCAGAACAAGACAGATCAGCCCCTGGTCCTGGAAGTCTCTGTCCATAGGGAGAACATAGGCCCAATGGCTTCCAATGCACACAAATtcatctccttctcctcccaGAATCCTGCTGATGGAGAATTgcatgctccccaactgcagctGCATACACTGGATACAAAGGAGTACGG TGCCCAGGGCAACTGCATCCCTAACATGCCACTGACAAAAATCACTCGATGCTGCCGGAGTGAGACTTACATCAACCTTCAGAACTTGAAGTGGGCTGAGAACTGGATCTTGGACCCACCTGGTTTCAAAACCTACACCTGTGTGGGGAGCTGCCAGCAGCTGAAGAAGGAGCACCTGAACTTCAAGTGGCCTTTCTCTATGCAAAGGAAATGCTTTGCCGCAAAATCTGCCCATCTACCTCTGATTGTTGCTGTTAAGGATGGAGACAGCATCGTGACCAAGGTGGTCACCCTTTACAACATGAAGGTGTTGGAATGTGGCTGTGCCTCAGTAGGAATGCCcataatgaagaaactgaagccataG